One window from the genome of Paenibacillus azoreducens encodes:
- the xerS gene encoding tyrosine recombinase XerS, with amino-acid sequence MNVQKEIDRIKLDDKVLGMPWFVQQFIDYKLPDLSPSTLLEYVRDYETFFNWLRGEGLSQAENNAKVTLQELEVLRMENVVSYRIFLATKREGANSRITVSRKLSSLRSLFHYLSQIAEDEEFYPLLKRNIMAKIEIKRIHKPKDTAAKLKGKILEEDELLEFIGYILEGYAKDVEKNKQALYAHEQNKERDASITSLILNSGLRVSEVVNLNVDDLDLNNKLLHVYRKGNNDETFKTPVYFREQAKDDLMNYMNLRQTRYKAPKKEKALFLALANGQNEGRRMTKRAIQAMIIKYAKRFGKPYLTVHKLRHSFATDYYLQNDIYKTKEQLGHASTETTEVYAHLTDKTMSEAIERRADS; translated from the coding sequence ATGAACGTACAGAAAGAAATCGACCGGATCAAGCTAGACGATAAGGTACTGGGCATGCCGTGGTTTGTCCAGCAATTCATCGATTACAAACTTCCGGACTTGTCCCCCTCCACCCTGCTTGAATATGTGAGGGATTATGAGACGTTTTTTAACTGGCTGCGGGGCGAAGGTTTATCCCAAGCGGAAAACAATGCGAAAGTAACTCTGCAGGAGCTTGAAGTGCTGCGGATGGAAAATGTGGTCAGCTACCGGATTTTCCTCGCCACGAAACGGGAGGGCGCCAATTCCCGCATTACCGTATCCCGCAAGCTCTCTTCCCTTCGTTCATTATTTCATTATCTAAGCCAAATCGCCGAAGATGAAGAGTTTTATCCTCTTCTGAAACGAAACATTATGGCCAAAATTGAAATCAAACGCATCCATAAACCGAAGGACACCGCCGCTAAATTGAAAGGCAAAATTTTGGAGGAAGACGAGCTCCTGGAGTTTATCGGATATATTCTTGAAGGTTACGCTAAAGACGTCGAAAAAAACAAGCAGGCATTGTACGCCCATGAGCAAAACAAAGAACGGGATGCCAGCATCACGAGCCTGATTTTGAATTCCGGCCTGCGCGTATCCGAGGTCGTTAATTTAAATGTTGACGATCTGGATTTGAACAACAAATTGCTTCATGTATACCGCAAAGGCAACAACGACGAAACTTTTAAAACCCCGGTATACTTCCGGGAACAAGCCAAAGATGACCTGATGAATTATATGAATTTGCGCCAAACCCGATATAAAGCCCCCAAAAAAGAAAAAGCCTTATTCCTCGCCCTCGCCAACGGGCAAAATGAAGGCAGGCGGATGACCAAACGCGCCATTCAGGCCATGATTATCAAATATGCCAAACGTTTTGGCAAGCCATATTTAACGGTTCACAAGCTGCGTCATTCCTTCGCAACGGATTATTATTTGCAAAACGATATCTACAAAACCAAAGAGCAACTCGGCCATGCCTCCACCGAAACAACCGAGGTATACGCGCATCTCACTGACAAAACCATGTCTGAAGCGATCGAACGGCGCGCGGATTCCTAA
- a CDS encoding GNAT family N-acetyltransferase has translation MDFRIDLVPARRKRVISGLMQLYLYDFTLYQNLDVNQDGVFPEYPGLDDYWKRGMGKYPFLMTSGGKPAGFALVERLIDPQEGDYYMTEFFVMQKYRRFGLGSWAAGELFDRFQGRWKVTQIKNNTPAQAFWRKIIGNYTNQQFEEMIHPSNGNISQYFMS, from the coding sequence ATGGATTTCAGAATAGACCTGGTTCCGGCGCGGAGAAAACGGGTGATTAGCGGTTTAATGCAGCTGTATTTATATGATTTCACCCTTTATCAGAATCTGGATGTAAACCAGGATGGCGTATTTCCGGAGTACCCCGGGCTGGACGATTATTGGAAAAGAGGCATGGGGAAATACCCCTTTTTGATGACAAGCGGTGGAAAACCGGCTGGTTTTGCGTTAGTGGAACGCCTGATCGACCCGCAGGAAGGCGACTATTACATGACCGAATTTTTTGTGATGCAAAAATACCGCCGCTTCGGCTTGGGCAGCTGGGCCGCGGGTGAATTATTCGATCGCTTTCAAGGGCGGTGGAAGGTCACGCAGATTAAAAACAATACACCGGCTCAGGCTTTTTGGCGGAAAATAATTGGCAATTATACGAATCAGCAGTTTGAAGAGATGATCCATCCGTCGAACGGAAACATCAGTCAGTATTTTATGTCATAA